The proteins below are encoded in one region of Pirellulales bacterium:
- a CDS encoding Hpt domain-containing protein produces MIPATSDLSPLYSSLSSDPDLGGIVAIFVEEMPDRVAAIERAFEGADWDLVQRLAHQMKGAAGSYGFDQITPSALRLEFAARARNDHLELQSALAEFVGMCQRIRFGGPER; encoded by the coding sequence GTGATTCCCGCAACCAGCGACCTATCGCCACTCTATTCCAGCCTCAGCAGCGATCCCGATCTGGGGGGCATCGTGGCGATCTTCGTCGAGGAGATGCCCGACCGCGTGGCCGCCATCGAGCGGGCCTTCGAAGGGGCCGATTGGGATCTCGTCCAGCGTTTGGCCCACCAGATGAAAGGGGCTGCCGGCAGCTACGGCTTCGATCAGATCACGCCGTCTGCCCTGCGTCTCGAGTTCGCTGCCCGGGCGCGGAACGATCACCTCGAGCTGCAGAGCGCACTCGCCGAGTTCGTCGGGATGTGCCAGCGGATTCGCTTCGGCGGCCCGGAACGATAA
- the pgk gene encoding phosphoglycerate kinase translates to MSELAQKIEKWCLNLLGANPALPSRTLAEYLAAIPRLDDLADVPSGTPVLVRGDVDCKPGAKIGEGDVRLRSMVETLKYGRERGWKQIICGHIGRKPEGSLKAVGARLSELLGTPVELVGDWLEEASLSIPDGVTQKIAALPPGGVLLLENTRKYEIERVLWKAKPADVPKLSEKLATFAGEVAAKIARVYVNEALSAGSLDTSTTIVPAAMDRVALGKYVAREFDGPMRRCLDTELVVFSGLKIDKLDDLEAMIARGKIRRVIAAGSLAMALKKAAAQLDGGDFTLGVAEDPAHGDKPYYIPAERIEQARKMISQGRSEGIEFILPVDFVLADGRVSETIGPGEQQFDVGPKTSEYFAQQVGEFISSSEQRPGAPAVAFHNGVFGMFEDPKFEAGTRAFVQQLKRMKDAGIEVYVGGGEGGVALERYGQPDWVTHCFTAGGTVLNALGATPVPYLLVLSLAAEE, encoded by the coding sequence ATGTCCGAGCTCGCTCAGAAGATCGAAAAGTGGTGTCTCAACTTGCTGGGGGCGAATCCCGCGCTGCCGTCGCGCACGCTCGCGGAATACCTGGCGGCGATTCCGCGTTTGGACGACCTGGCCGACGTTCCCAGCGGCACGCCGGTGCTCGTGCGCGGCGACGTCGATTGCAAGCCGGGCGCCAAGATCGGCGAAGGAGACGTGCGTCTCCGCTCGATGGTCGAAACGCTCAAGTACGGCCGCGAGCGCGGATGGAAGCAGATCATCTGCGGGCACATCGGGCGCAAACCCGAAGGATCGCTCAAGGCGGTCGGCGCCCGGTTGTCCGAGCTGCTGGGAACGCCGGTGGAGCTCGTCGGCGATTGGCTCGAGGAGGCATCGCTCTCGATTCCCGACGGGGTGACGCAAAAGATCGCCGCGTTGCCTCCGGGGGGAGTATTGCTGCTCGAGAACACGCGCAAGTACGAGATCGAGCGCGTGCTATGGAAGGCGAAGCCGGCCGACGTGCCCAAGCTGTCCGAGAAACTTGCCACGTTCGCCGGTGAGGTAGCGGCCAAGATTGCCCGTGTTTATGTCAACGAAGCGCTATCGGCGGGAAGCCTCGATACGTCGACCACGATCGTGCCGGCGGCGATGGATCGCGTGGCGCTCGGCAAGTACGTGGCGCGTGAGTTCGACGGCCCGATGCGGCGCTGCCTCGATACGGAGCTGGTCGTGTTCAGCGGGTTGAAGATCGACAAGCTCGACGATCTCGAGGCGATGATCGCGCGCGGCAAGATACGTCGCGTGATCGCGGCGGGCTCGCTCGCCATGGCGCTCAAGAAGGCAGCGGCGCAACTCGATGGCGGCGATTTCACCCTGGGTGTGGCCGAAGACCCCGCGCACGGCGACAAACCCTACTACATTCCGGCGGAGCGCATCGAGCAGGCGCGGAAGATGATCTCGCAGGGGCGTAGCGAGGGCATCGAGTTCATTCTGCCAGTCGACTTCGTTCTGGCCGACGGTCGCGTGTCGGAGACGATCGGACCGGGAGAGCAGCAGTTCGACGTCGGCCCGAAGACAAGTGAATACTTTGCCCAGCAGGTCGGCGAATTCATTTCTAGTTCCGAGCAGCGCCCAGGAGCGCCGGCCGTCGCGTTTCATAACGGCGTCTTCGGCATGTTCGAGGATCCGAAGTTCGAAGCGGGCACGCGCGCCTTCGTGCAGCAATTGAAGCGGATGAAGGACGCGGGCATCGAGGTGTACGTCGGCGGCGGCGAAGGGGGGGTCGCGCTCGAGCGCTACGGCCAGCCGGATTGGGTCACGCACTGCTTTACGGCCGGCGGCACGGTGCTCAACGCCCTGGGGGCCACGCCGGTGCCGTACTTGCTCGTGCTCTCGCTGGCGGCGGAAGAGTAG
- a CDS encoding NAD(P)-dependent oxidoreductase encodes MSSVGFIGLGTMGAPMAHQLLKAGHELTFFARREEVAAEFTAAGARRAASPASVARAAEFIITIVTADAQVRDVALGENGVIAGAAPHKLLLEMSTIGPDTARDVGHQLRHAGMRMLDAPVSGGPWGAKAATLSIMVGGERSDFERAEPILQAMGDKIFYLGPQGTGSTAKLVNQMMGGAIMTLIGEGFSLARAAGIDLNQLADVISVSSANSSLFEARGKKFILENKYIPGFTTELMRKDVGLALELGRQLNVPLPVAAAAYQLYTAAVAAGLAAEDFAAVAKIAAKNAGVTLT; translated from the coding sequence ATGAGCAGCGTCGGATTCATCGGACTCGGCACGATGGGCGCCCCGATGGCCCACCAATTGTTGAAAGCGGGGCACGAGCTGACCTTCTTCGCGCGGCGCGAGGAGGTCGCGGCCGAGTTCACCGCCGCCGGCGCACGCCGCGCCGCGTCTCCCGCCAGCGTCGCTCGCGCCGCGGAGTTCATCATCACGATCGTCACGGCCGATGCGCAGGTGCGCGACGTGGCGCTCGGCGAGAATGGCGTCATCGCCGGCGCGGCCCCACACAAACTGCTCCTCGAAATGAGCACGATCGGACCCGACACGGCGCGCGACGTGGGGCATCAACTCCGACACGCCGGCATGCGCATGCTCGATGCCCCCGTCTCCGGTGGCCCCTGGGGGGCGAAGGCCGCCACCCTCTCGATTATGGTCGGCGGCGAGCGGAGCGATTTCGAACGTGCCGAGCCGATCCTACAGGCCATGGGAGATAAGATCTTCTATCTCGGTCCGCAGGGGACCGGATCGACCGCCAAGCTGGTCAATCAGATGATGGGAGGCGCCATCATGACCCTCATCGGCGAAGGTTTCTCTCTGGCTCGGGCGGCCGGCATCGACCTCAATCAGCTTGCCGACGTCATCTCGGTCTCGAGCGCCAACTCGAGCTTGTTCGAAGCCCGCGGCAAGAAGTTCATCCTCGAGAACAAGTACATCCCCGGTTTCACGACCGAGCTCATGCGCAAGGATGTTGGACTGGCGCTCGAGCTGGGGCGCCAGTTGAACGTGCCCCTGCCGGTCGCGGCCGCGGCCTACCAGCTCTACACCGCGGCCGTCGCCGCCGGCCTCGCTGCCGAGGATTTTGCCGCCGTGGCAAAGATCGCCGCGAAAAACGCCGGCGTGACACTGACGTAG
- a CDS encoding redoxin domain-containing protein, whose amino-acid sequence MPRHGSRLVAHAAPVRFLLSLLVAATCLVGCNPSKPAEEGEAKPMQGEAKAANLSADALLKNMATVYRHAKTYSDSGRLRFKLLRGEDNIDETADFSVTFERPAKVRMHLYQAIVISDGKLLHSTVGDLEGQVLEIEAPEAISLESLVSDEVLASVINEGVAGPSPQLGLLLADDAIDGILTGAKGTKLLDPQGIDGRLCSGVEIQREDGRLIFWIDRESFVVRRIEFPTDALREVIGGGADVKELALWADLSGAVIDSKIDAVAFKFEMPEQAKVVQRFDTRPLLPKPPAPSKLLGQMVGDFKFKGLDGKEISRDSLAGKVVILDFWATWCGPCMESLPNLNAVYEKYQEHPGVQFLAVSIDETDVTEAQIKESFAKIGVSLPIARDTQTAARNVFQVEGIPNMFVIGPDGKVQDNDVGFNPRIAAELPGKIEKLLAGKSIYEDTIRQYEQRLAEYDAAMAQPLGQADANGNVRAEIAAASSPSTFTLTEAWQSQDVTEPGNIIVVADQGTLPRLLVNEGWKGVAELGVDGKVIAKHQPAIADSAVISFIRSGVGRDGKRLFAVAATTQPRAYVFDQDWKLVLSHPTEDGREVADVELADLEGDGTLELVTSYWGNAGVDVAAVDGRVLFTNTDLENPFRVAISAPDATGHRRLLCANTRGTVAPIDHTGKSGAEVAVGKRFLRYIVAEDLDGDGRPELCGIAATTAGGETLVGFTEDGSELWSYPLPAGLHQQPIEMIAAGRIVGPAKQWIVAGADGSIHLIAADGQPLDKFSTGGTLTGIAAGEIEGKNALFVSTTDGIRAWTIEEGTPAAGKLIETSAPFATEPAAEPTNESDSAFEAELSLEGATINEEDTPVEP is encoded by the coding sequence ATGCCTCGACATGGAAGTCGATTGGTGGCGCACGCGGCGCCGGTTCGATTCTTGCTCTCCCTGCTCGTCGCGGCGACGTGCCTGGTCGGCTGCAATCCCAGCAAACCGGCCGAGGAGGGTGAAGCGAAACCGATGCAGGGGGAGGCGAAGGCGGCAAACCTGTCGGCCGACGCGCTGCTGAAGAACATGGCCACGGTCTATCGCCATGCGAAGACCTATTCCGACAGCGGTCGCCTGCGTTTCAAGTTGCTGCGCGGCGAGGATAACATCGACGAGACGGCCGATTTCTCGGTCACCTTCGAGCGGCCTGCCAAGGTCCGCATGCACTTGTACCAGGCGATCGTCATCAGCGACGGCAAGCTGCTGCACTCGACGGTGGGGGATCTCGAAGGCCAGGTGCTCGAGATCGAAGCCCCCGAGGCGATCTCGCTCGAATCGCTCGTCTCGGACGAGGTGCTGGCGAGCGTCATCAACGAAGGGGTCGCGGGGCCCTCCCCCCAGTTAGGACTGTTGCTGGCCGATGACGCCATCGACGGCATCCTGACCGGCGCCAAGGGAACCAAGCTGCTCGATCCGCAAGGCATCGACGGCCGCCTGTGTTCTGGCGTCGAGATCCAGCGCGAGGATGGCCGGCTCATCTTCTGGATCGATCGCGAGAGCTTTGTCGTCCGCCGCATCGAGTTCCCCACCGACGCCCTGCGCGAGGTGATCGGTGGCGGCGCCGACGTCAAAGAACTGGCTCTGTGGGCCGATCTGAGCGGCGCGGTGATCGACTCGAAGATCGACGCCGTGGCGTTCAAGTTCGAGATGCCGGAGCAGGCCAAGGTCGTGCAGCGTTTCGACACGCGTCCCTTGCTGCCGAAGCCCCCGGCCCCCTCGAAGTTGCTCGGCCAGATGGTGGGGGACTTCAAATTCAAGGGGCTCGACGGCAAGGAGATCTCGCGCGACTCGCTTGCCGGCAAGGTGGTCATTCTCGACTTCTGGGCCACCTGGTGTGGACCTTGCATGGAGAGCCTGCCCAACCTGAACGCCGTCTATGAAAAGTACCAGGAGCACCCCGGCGTGCAGTTCCTGGCCGTCAGCATCGATGAGACGGACGTCACCGAGGCGCAGATCAAGGAATCGTTCGCCAAGATCGGCGTCTCGCTGCCGATTGCCCGCGATACGCAGACCGCGGCGCGCAACGTGTTCCAGGTCGAAGGGATTCCGAACATGTTCGTGATCGGTCCCGACGGCAAGGTGCAGGACAATGACGTCGGTTTCAATCCGCGAATCGCCGCCGAGCTGCCCGGCAAGATCGAGAAGCTGCTGGCGGGCAAGTCGATCTACGAAGACACGATCCGGCAGTACGAACAGCGGCTCGCCGAGTACGACGCCGCCATGGCGCAGCCGCTGGGGCAGGCCGATGCGAATGGTAACGTCCGGGCCGAGATCGCCGCGGCCAGTTCCCCCAGCACCTTCACCCTGACCGAGGCGTGGCAGTCGCAGGACGTGACCGAACCGGGCAACATCATCGTCGTCGCCGACCAGGGGACGCTGCCGCGCCTGCTCGTCAACGAAGGCTGGAAGGGGGTCGCCGAGTTGGGCGTCGACGGTAAGGTCATCGCCAAGCATCAGCCGGCGATCGCCGATTCGGCCGTGATCAGCTTCATTCGCTCAGGCGTGGGACGCGACGGGAAGCGTCTCTTCGCCGTGGCCGCCACGACGCAACCGCGGGCGTATGTCTTCGATCAGGATTGGAAGCTCGTTTTGAGCCATCCGACCGAAGACGGCCGCGAAGTGGCCGACGTCGAACTGGCCGATCTCGAAGGAGATGGCACACTCGAGCTGGTAACGAGCTACTGGGGCAATGCCGGCGTCGACGTGGCAGCGGTCGACGGCCGCGTGCTGTTCACCAACACGGACTTGGAAAACCCCTTCCGCGTGGCAATCTCCGCTCCCGATGCCACGGGGCATCGCAGATTGTTGTGCGCCAACACGCGCGGCACCGTGGCGCCGATCGACCACACGGGCAAGAGTGGTGCGGAAGTGGCCGTGGGCAAACGCTTCCTCCGCTACATCGTGGCCGAGGATCTCGACGGCGACGGTCGACCGGAGCTGTGCGGCATCGCGGCCACGACAGCGGGTGGTGAAACGCTCGTTGGCTTTACCGAGGATGGTTCCGAGCTGTGGAGCTATCCGCTGCCCGCTGGCCTGCATCAGCAGCCGATCGAGATGATCGCGGCCGGCCGGATCGTCGGCCCGGCGAAGCAATGGATCGTGGCCGGCGCCGATGGCTCGATCCACTTGATTGCTGCCGACGGCCAGCCGCTCGACAAGTTCAGCACGGGCGGAACGCTGACCGGCATCGCGGCCGGCGAGATCGAGGGCAAGAACGCCCTGTTCGTATCCACGACCGATGGCATCCGAGCCTGGACGATCGAAGAAGGCACCCCCGCCGCGGGCAAGCTGATCGAAACCAGCGCACCGTTTGCGACGGAACCAGCGGCGGAACCGACCAACGAATCGGACTCGGCTTTCGAAGCGGAACTGTCGCTCGAAGGCGCCACGATCAACGAGGAGGACACGCCGGTCGAGCCGTAA
- a CDS encoding DUF2088 domain-containing protein — translation MPTQVPYGLRSSLTLDVPAEAVIGASEAKFGERARDVGAAAADALTKPIHFPPLTGAVVPGDHVTVAVDPEVPQADAIVVAVVEALRSAGVAARDITLLYATDPAHAVNEHRDAMTSRLPADSRDEIRIVYHDPAKREDLSYLAATERGRAVYLHRAICDADFVVPIACAHSGAAMGCHAPGSSIYPLFSDEATRRRYRSPRLLDADPNIDDQARSEIEEVTWLLGSQFGIQVVPGPGETVLAVLTGEINAVFDRAREQHETAWHKELAVRPSLVVATIPGDATAQTWDNVGRALAVAANIVAENGAIAICCELAAEPGPAMQALAGRDDRPRVIHEIRNARPLDSSAALMLIRALERARVYLLSQLDEGIVEALDIAAVDNPEDIERLVKRHPDCIVLAGAQHATAYAAEHGALR, via the coding sequence ATGCCAACCCAAGTTCCTTATGGCCTCCGTTCTTCGCTCACGCTCGATGTGCCCGCCGAGGCCGTGATCGGTGCGTCCGAGGCGAAATTCGGCGAACGAGCCAGGGATGTCGGCGCTGCGGCGGCAGATGCCCTGACGAAACCGATTCATTTTCCGCCCCTCACCGGGGCGGTGGTGCCGGGCGATCATGTCACCGTGGCGGTCGATCCCGAAGTCCCGCAGGCCGACGCGATCGTCGTCGCCGTGGTCGAGGCGTTGCGCAGCGCCGGCGTCGCGGCGCGCGATATCACGTTGCTCTACGCCACCGATCCCGCACATGCTGTGAATGAGCATCGCGACGCCATGACCAGTCGCTTGCCGGCCGACTCGCGGGACGAAATCCGCATCGTCTACCACGATCCGGCCAAACGTGAGGATCTGAGTTACCTCGCCGCGACCGAACGTGGACGTGCTGTCTATTTGCACCGCGCGATCTGCGATGCTGATTTCGTCGTGCCGATCGCCTGTGCCCACTCGGGCGCCGCGATGGGCTGCCACGCGCCGGGGAGTTCGATCTACCCCCTCTTCTCCGACGAAGCGACCCGCCGACGCTATCGCTCGCCCCGTCTGCTCGACGCCGATCCCAACATCGACGATCAGGCCCGCAGCGAGATCGAAGAAGTCACCTGGTTGCTGGGCTCGCAGTTTGGAATTCAAGTCGTGCCCGGGCCGGGCGAGACCGTGCTGGCCGTGCTGACGGGCGAAATCAACGCCGTCTTCGATCGTGCCCGCGAACAACACGAAACCGCCTGGCACAAAGAGCTCGCCGTGCGTCCCAGCCTGGTGGTGGCCACGATCCCGGGGGATGCCACGGCACAAACGTGGGATAACGTCGGCCGCGCGCTCGCCGTCGCGGCAAACATCGTGGCCGAGAATGGCGCGATCGCCATCTGCTGCGAACTGGCCGCCGAGCCCGGCCCCGCCATGCAAGCACTCGCCGGCCGAGACGATCGCCCCCGCGTGATTCACGAAATCCGCAATGCCAGGCCCCTCGATAGTTCGGCCGCGCTCATGCTCATCCGCGCGCTGGAACGTGCGCGGGTTTACCTGCTCAGCCAGCTAGACGAAGGAATCGTCGAGGCCCTGGACATCGCCGCGGTCGACAACCCGGAGGATATCGAACGGCTCGTCAAGCGGCATCCAGACTGTATCGTCCTGGCCGGCGCACAGCACGCCACGGCCTACGCCGCCGAGCATGGGGCCTTGCGATGA
- a CDS encoding folate-binding protein YgfZ: MTSPAASEAYREITAGAGLVDFGTRTQLELRGDDRASFLHNLTTNEIRKLPVGSGCEAFLLDKNGKILAFVYVFAGPESLVLETVPEQGPFLIEHLDRYLIREKVELADRSAEWSELYLAGPNAAEVLSKCGVIDPPQARLACSESTINDKPVLVRHVDFTAPGGYLIAFPRDAADTIRQTVNQAGAKTCDSAAFDTARIEAGTPLFGVDITHENLPQEVDRDALAISFVKGCYLGQETVARIDALGHVNRTLVKLRFEGAEVPPPGTPLSDTTREVGKVTSSTFSPKLNAPLALAYVRRGSNTPGTTLKAKEIIAEVIR, translated from the coding sequence ATGACGTCTCCCGCGGCAAGTGAGGCCTATCGCGAGATCACCGCCGGTGCGGGGCTCGTCGATTTCGGTACCCGCACCCAGCTCGAACTGCGTGGCGACGATCGCGCCTCGTTTCTGCACAACCTGACGACGAACGAGATCCGCAAGCTTCCGGTCGGCTCGGGCTGCGAAGCGTTCCTGCTCGACAAGAACGGCAAGATCCTGGCGTTCGTTTACGTCTTTGCCGGCCCCGAGTCGCTCGTCCTCGAAACCGTGCCCGAGCAAGGACCGTTTCTCATCGAGCACCTCGATCGCTACCTCATTCGCGAGAAGGTCGAGCTAGCCGACCGCAGCGCCGAGTGGAGTGAGCTTTACCTGGCCGGCCCGAACGCCGCCGAAGTATTGAGCAAGTGCGGCGTGATCGATCCGCCACAGGCGCGCCTGGCTTGTAGTGAATCCACCATCAACGACAAGCCCGTCCTGGTGCGACACGTCGACTTCACCGCGCCAGGCGGGTATCTGATCGCGTTTCCGCGTGATGCGGCCGACACGATTCGGCAAACGGTCAATCAGGCGGGTGCCAAAACGTGCGACAGCGCCGCGTTCGACACCGCCCGCATCGAGGCGGGCACGCCCCTCTTCGGCGTCGACATCACGCACGAAAACCTGCCCCAAGAGGTCGACCGCGACGCACTCGCGATCAGCTTCGTAAAAGGCTGCTACCTGGGCCAGGAAACCGTCGCGCGAATCGACGCCCTGGGCCATGTGAATCGCACGCTGGTAAAGCTGCGCTTCGAGGGCGCGGAAGTCCCCCCCCCCGGCACGCCACTCTCCGACACGACGCGCGAAGTTGGCAAAGTCACATCTTCAACCTTCTCGCCGAAACTGAACGCACCTCTCGCACTCGCCTACGTGCGCCGCGGCAGCAACACGCCCGGCACAACGTTGAAGGCAAAAGAGATTATCGCGGAAGTCATCCGGTGA
- a CDS encoding polyprenol monophosphomannose synthase — MSGAPPLSEVAPQSDVKTLVSLATYNEIENLPALVDEIFHYAPGVEILVIDDNSPDGTGRWCDERAATDPRVHCLHRSGKLGLGTAILAGMKYAVEHGYDQLVNMDADFSHHPRHLPSLLAGMKRPGYEGADVMIGSRYVPGGGVVNWPLKRKLMSRSVNLYARTMLGISPRDCSGSYRCYSTALLRRLDFEAVRSRGYSFQEEILWHLKRLGAKFGEAPIVFADRTKGQSKINAAEAREALTLLFKLGVKNWTGR; from the coding sequence GTGTCAGGAGCGCCCCCGTTGTCGGAAGTTGCGCCTCAATCGGACGTCAAGACGCTGGTTTCGTTGGCTACGTACAACGAGATCGAAAACCTGCCTGCGCTCGTGGACGAGATCTTCCACTACGCTCCGGGGGTCGAGATCCTGGTGATCGACGACAACTCGCCCGACGGCACCGGGCGCTGGTGCGATGAACGCGCCGCGACCGATCCGCGCGTGCATTGCCTGCATCGCTCGGGCAAGCTGGGGCTCGGAACGGCGATCCTGGCCGGCATGAAGTACGCCGTCGAGCACGGCTACGATCAACTGGTGAACATGGACGCCGATTTCAGTCATCATCCACGTCATTTGCCCTCGCTGCTAGCGGGCATGAAACGCCCCGGGTACGAAGGGGCCGACGTGATGATCGGCTCGCGCTACGTACCGGGCGGAGGCGTGGTGAACTGGCCGCTGAAACGCAAGCTGATGAGTCGCAGCGTGAATCTGTACGCGCGGACGATGCTCGGCATCTCGCCGCGCGATTGCAGCGGATCGTATCGCTGCTATAGCACGGCCCTTCTGCGGCGGCTCGACTTCGAGGCGGTACGCTCGCGCGGCTACTCGTTCCAGGAAGAGATTCTCTGGCACCTGAAACGGCTGGGGGCGAAGTTCGGCGAGGCGCCGATCGTGTTTGCCGACCGCACGAAAGGCCAGTCGAAGATCAACGCGGCCGAAGCCCGCGAGGCGCTCACGTTGCTTTTCAAGCTGGGCGTGAAGAACTGGACCGGCCGCTAG
- a CDS encoding MFS transporter translates to MYRRLEPDLSESLAAAASSRGVAEPNKSSDKHKSAPRRRGEGAGAYDRAFWYTYAANSAMMIAISLLFRYADFVTFLGGAEYELGWIVGIGMVGSLVMRLAQGVGIDRYGSRTIWMWSAAGFVIACYGHRWITATDGPAIYGLRILFNTSIAGVFGASITYISRRAPVYRMAEIVGTLGTSGFVGMITGAWLGDLIFGAGPADRAHLDFMFELSAWLGVAAFVFAWLATRGAAPPLRRKQPPMMSLLRRYHPGMVLLVGVAMGFGLGLPQTFLRPFALELGIERIAIFFSIYAPTAFITRISIRSLPEKIGIRPMILIGIASLSISMVCCLLVQNEWQLAVPAVFLGVAHALLFPSVVAGGSAAFPIRYRGLGTTLVLAMFDLGNLIGAPTAGAILHHAEKAGLPKYVVMFGAVATILSTIGLAYYLSSRAASEQGTQPKVKPRRRSHPGRTTVTLERPLALTPSRGVSLPAPKEK, encoded by the coding sequence ATGTATCGTCGCCTCGAACCTGACCTGTCGGAATCGCTCGCTGCCGCGGCGTCTTCGCGTGGCGTGGCCGAGCCGAATAAGTCGTCGGACAAGCACAAGTCCGCTCCTCGACGCCGCGGCGAGGGAGCCGGCGCCTACGATCGTGCCTTCTGGTACACGTACGCCGCCAACTCGGCGATGATGATCGCCATCAGCCTCCTGTTTCGCTACGCCGACTTCGTCACCTTTCTAGGTGGCGCCGAATACGAGCTCGGCTGGATCGTCGGCATCGGCATGGTCGGCAGCCTCGTGATGCGCCTGGCGCAAGGCGTCGGCATCGATCGCTACGGTTCGCGCACCATCTGGATGTGGTCGGCGGCCGGCTTCGTGATCGCCTGTTATGGCCATCGTTGGATCACCGCCACCGACGGCCCGGCGATCTACGGCCTGCGCATCCTGTTCAACACGAGCATCGCCGGCGTGTTCGGCGCGTCGATTACCTATATCTCGCGCCGCGCTCCGGTCTATCGCATGGCCGAGATCGTCGGCACGCTCGGCACGTCGGGCTTTGTCGGCATGATCACCGGCGCCTGGCTGGGCGATTTGATTTTCGGCGCCGGTCCGGCCGACCGCGCGCACCTCGACTTCATGTTCGAGCTCTCGGCCTGGCTGGGCGTGGCGGCTTTCGTCTTCGCCTGGTTGGCCACGCGCGGCGCCGCGCCACCGTTGCGACGCAAGCAGCCCCCGATGATGTCCCTGTTGCGGCGCTATCACCCCGGCATGGTCTTGCTCGTAGGCGTGGCGATGGGCTTCGGCCTCGGCCTGCCGCAAACGTTTCTGCGTCCCTTCGCGCTGGAGTTGGGGATCGAGCGCATCGCGATCTTCTTCAGCATCTACGCCCCCACGGCCTTCATCACCCGCATCAGCATCCGCAGTTTGCCCGAGAAGATCGGCATCCGGCCGATGATCTTGATCGGCATCGCCTCGCTGTCGATCTCGATGGTCTGCTGCCTGCTGGTGCAGAACGAGTGGCAACTGGCCGTGCCGGCGGTCTTCCTGGGCGTGGCGCACGCCCTGCTCTTTCCGTCGGTGGTCGCGGGGGGAAGCGCCGCCTTCCCGATCCGCTACCGCGGACTCGGCACGACCCTCGTGCTGGCGATGTTCGACCTGGGCAACCTGATCGGCGCGCCGACCGCGGGCGCCATCCTGCACCACGCCGAGAAGGCGGGCCTGCCCAAGTACGTGGTCATGTTCGGCGCCGTCGCGACGATCCTGTCGACGATCGGTCTGGCCTACTACCTGTCGAGTCGCGCCGCGAGCGAGCAAGGCACGCAGCCCAAGGTAAAGCCCCGCCGACGCAGCCATCCCGGCCGCACCACGGTCACGCTCGAACGTCCCCTCGCGCTCACCCCCTCGCGCGGCGTCTCGTTGCCGGCGCCAAAAGAAAAGTAG